Proteins from one Niallia circulans genomic window:
- a CDS encoding DUF3813 domain-containing protein, with product MGNRLFQEARQAVELAKMSDGRDSERMIAIAKNALSSAYANTTSAEQEQLSDMQKELEQLETR from the coding sequence ATGGGCAACCGATTATTTCAAGAAGCTAGACAAGCAGTAGAATTGGCAAAAATGTCTGATGGTCGTGATTCAGAAAGAATGATTGCCATCGCCAAAAATGCACTAAGCTCTGCCTATGCAAATACGACAAGTGCTGAACAAGAACAGCTGTCAGATATGCAAAAGGAGCTGGAGCAGCTAGAAACCCGTTAA
- a CDS encoding BsuPI-related putative proteinase inhibitor, translating into MLRAIFAAVLVVALFSFGGESFAQGNDLQFNVSAVPKKDYAEIKMTVANTSAKDMKLVFSSSQKYEIAIRAKGGKEVYRYSANKSFLQALQELKLKAGDTFTWVEKWNYRKSNGEFVPSGEYSIKATLLGRKSSTVTAKATLTVPERNMVTDLKVSGQKGKYTVEGKVNSTLSYTVEDGHEEIISKQPVVVGENGSFKLNLAIKEASLPKNGTLILYFQDEHGKISDPIVLQKFPS; encoded by the coding sequence TTTTGCCCAAGGCAATGACTTGCAGTTTAATGTATCTGCAGTACCAAAAAAAGACTATGCTGAAATTAAAATGACTGTTGCTAATACATCAGCCAAAGACATGAAGCTTGTTTTCTCTTCCTCTCAAAAATATGAAATAGCAATTAGAGCAAAAGGAGGAAAAGAGGTTTACCGCTATTCGGCAAACAAGTCATTCTTGCAGGCGTTGCAGGAATTAAAGCTAAAAGCAGGTGACACGTTTACATGGGTGGAAAAATGGAATTACCGTAAAAGTAATGGTGAATTCGTTCCAAGCGGAGAATATTCTATTAAGGCGACATTATTAGGAAGAAAGAGCAGCACTGTTACAGCAAAGGCAACTTTAACGGTTCCAGAAAGAAATATGGTTACAGATCTAAAGGTAAGTGGGCAAAAAGGTAAGTATACAGTTGAAGGTAAAGTAAATTCAACTCTTAGCTACACAGTCGAGGATGGTCATGAGGAAATTATTTCTAAACAACCTGTAGTTGTCGGTGAAAATGGGAGCTTTAAGCTAAACCTGGCAATTAAAGAAGCAAGCTTGCCGAAGAATGGTACGCTTATCCTTTATTTCCAAGATGAACATGGAAAAATAAGTGACCCAATTGTACTTCAAAAATTTCCTTCATAA